In the Ursus arctos isolate Adak ecotype North America unplaced genomic scaffold, UrsArc2.0 scaffold_30, whole genome shotgun sequence genome, TCTTTGCTTATCATTGTTATTAATACGGCCAAAACCATTTAAGACTGCACTCCCCGTGTCTCCTGAAGTAGCTACAAGTATCATATAATTGCAACCTGGGGGAATACAGTGTGCAAAAAGATGAGGCATAAGCTGTAAAGACAAATCTTTAAATGACCCTGTTGGTCCGTGAAACAACTCCAGGATGAACTGGTTGCCTGCAAGGTGCCTGACAGGGGCGATTTTTGAGCAGGCAAAGTTTTCCCCATAAGCAGTTTCAATCATTTCTCCCAATCTGGCAGCGGGTACATCCGCAGGATGTATACACTTTTCCAGCAGTATTTGTGCCCTTTCTATGTAGGTTGCTCCTACGAGGCTTTTCCACTCCCTACAGTTTAATTTCGGAAACTCTTTCTCAGGAACGAAGAGTCCGCCGTCAGAAGCCAACCCCTCAATCACTGCTTCGCTAAAGAATTTTGTTGACACCTTCCGTTCCTCGTCTTTAGGCCAAATGTGTCTCGTTGAAACGAACGTTTCTGAGTCCACATCCTGGTATCGTTTGACTGCACTGAGCACTTTGTCAGCTACTTCCTCTGGGGAAGCCCCACTTTCACAGAAAACACGGGTATCGTACCACTTCTTGTAATACTGTCTTCTAAACTTAAGTAAGTCTTTCATAGACGTTCCAGCATCCTGACCGACGATCCTATCGATTTTCATTAGTTTTAAGCGGCTGACTATATCTAGTAGAGGTACATCCAGGTATAcaattattccatttttcttcagaTGCCACATGCTAGCGTCATGCATGGGATTGGACCCCGTAAGGGAAATCACACTTCCAGATGCAGAGAAGTTTAACAcggcttttccttcctcttctaaaaATTGCTCATTACCAACATCCTGTAATTTTTCAGACACACTCATATTCCAGGTTTTTTCAAGGATATCATCATCCACATCTATGACACAACAACCTAGTTTCTGACCTATTATTCTGCCTACTgttgttttcccagcaccaggcAGTCCCATCAGGATAATATTTTTGTCTCCAACAAGAGAGTGGGTTGAGCGCCACGACTTCCTGAATTCTGCAAGTGCAAAGGTTCTTGAAAGAAACAGCTGCACATGTTTATCCGTTCTAACATGTATACTAGAAAAACATTTCTGGGCTATTTGTTTCAGATGCGGACATCGGTTAAAGTGgagcattttcttttcacttttctgcCCAAGTCAACCTAAAAACTGGCTTTAGCccttttcaaaacataaaaacaaaaaagacatttgGTTACTAATTTCAGCAAACTTAAAATCCCAAGTGGGACTGAAAATAACCATGTCCACGGTACATAAACTGTTTAGAAATCTTTCAAATGTATGGGACATTTTTTGAAGTATTCAAACCCAAATtctcatatataacatcttatccctttaataatgtttttaatcTCAAGACTGGataatcaaaactttaaaaatttgaaactacAAGCAACGCTTTATTCGGAAAATGCCATATCAtagaagctttttttaaaaaaaacatactaAATCAGATTagtatttcttttcctgtaatgAAAATTGTTTCTTGGCTTACAACCTATATAAACAAGGATTATTTGGAATGCTATTTACTTGTAATTCATAAAAGCTGAacattctttatatttaatttctaactTCAGTTATACGAACATGCTGACAGACTATCTTGCTACTCATAAATTTCTCATAAAATTCACAACAGCAAAGTAGAATATTTGCTTACAAAATGCTTAAATAACTTTCCAAACTATAGGGCAGAGATatgggattttctttcttatgtGCCTTTTGTATGTGTGCTGTAAAGAATCACccttactttttaactttttaaaaaagttaaaatgaaaggTATAAATTATGTAAATAGTTAAGAAAAACTGATAATTAACAGCACAGTCAAAGGCTACTGAGTACTGGATATCTATAACCTTAACAGCATGAAACTGTCACTTTTGTTTCTGTCCTCTAAACATTATCAGTGGAGACAACTTCACTCAAATTCCAGACTCTACAGTGAtagcaaaaaaaatcaaaacccaaaaaaacaaaaactcaggaACGTTTCCAATGATGAGAGGAAATAATTATTCTGGCATCCAAAGAAGCTCTGCTATTCCCCATATTGCTCAAATCCCTGTCTTTGGAAATATACTCAGCATTAAAACACAAATGTATGCCAGACAAGTCAAATTCTTAGTCACACGTAACATGCAATTTAGTAACTGCTGCAGTGTTCATTCATATTGACTAAAGGAAGTCCTCAGACATGTAGTGGGGCTGTTCACATGTTCTGCAACTAAGCCATATTAAATATCAGATGGCATGTTCAAATACGTTCTGAAAACTTTCAATCCTTTACTACTCTGATTATCTGTGCTACTGTGTTctgtaattaaacatttaaaccattttaaaactAACACCGAATTTAACTTACAAGTTAAATTAGAACTGTCAAGAGAAGGAATATATTTCCTTATTTGGCTTTTCAGCTTGTATGTGCTGACTTGTAAACCATATGACATACAGGAACCAATCTCAGATGAAGGGTTTGTTGATGCTGAGGCAAAGTCAATCTTTGCAAAAAACGGAGTCTATAACAGAAAAATTTTCAAGTTAATCATCACTGCGTACAATGTTATAAAATTCCACACAGACTGGTCTGTTATTAAAATATCCAcctgaaaaaatttaaagtacacAAAAAAGAACGAATTGACCCTTTTCATGTTTCCCCAAATCTATTATTAAAAGattaagatacttttttttcccccaacatctGTGTCttataatggaaaagaaatttcaTTAAACAGTACTGAAGGAATTTCTTCCACCAAGCAATATGAAGGACAGCAATAAAACCAAATaagaacaaatataaaatctCTCACAATGACACCCGAAATTTTAATTACTTAACTGGATGTTCAGTAATgggagaaaaatttaaatcagtggactAAAGCTATGAAATGAATGTTTGAATTACTCTTGTAGGTTGTTTTATCCATCTGAATCACTACATGATTTGTATGTAATAATACCTACTGTAAAAAGTGCAAATAAGGTGTCTGCTACACACAGGTACACCTTGGCTATTTAATTGAGTTTACAATAAATTCAAAACACATATCATAGGCTGGCATATAAGAATATTGTCATAGATATAGGAATATTATTGTCACTCCACGACAATGAACCAAAAACATATAAATTGAATCAGAGTATCTAGACTCAAGGCTaggtgtattcttttttttatggtttgGTTAGTTTATAAGGCTTCAGAGAAAATATGGGTACTTACATGAATCAAGAACTGTTTTGCTATGCACAGTGTAATTCCTTCCCTGCCATAAACCAAGGGTCAGAGAAGTATACACTTGAACCATATTGGCAAATGTCTTTTTACCAAACTGCATTCTAGTATAGTACTTTAACACCAGCTAGTTTCCTTGGAGGAGGGGGAACACTTTCTAAAACCACCCGATTCACCTGTTATTCAGGAGTGTGTGTTCTTTTTCAGCTCCTGATGAGTAACTTTCTGATGTCTGGATTAACAGTAATTGTATTACCTGAGTAGCTGGTTGGTTTTTCTGGACATTCAATCTTTTAACTGATCTTTTTCACTTTGTGTTGGTTGCTACAATGCTTACCATTAAAAGTAGAAGACCGTAACACAAACATTATGCGTTGGTCGCcttatttttttaacctgttttcctttattttatatgaattaaaaccagaaaattaTGACAGTTTAATTGAATTTAGTatattatttcacaataaaaatctTCCTGAAAATAGCAAAAGGCAGTTGTTAAAGGGCTATAACAGGtaacaaatattatcatttttaaagaaaaataaagaagataaattctattttaagtaacatactaattttattttgtaacatttaGCCACAAATTAATTTTAGGGTTTCAACATCCATTGTAAGCAAACCAAAAGACAAGATAGAATAATATCCACAGCATATAACTTTCATCTGGAAACTAAGTCTTTACTTCAGAGGTAATAAACtcaattctcattattcatggtattatgttctataaagtcatCACGAGTACTGAATTAGTGAACAGTGCGTATTCCCATTGCTCCTagggaaatacagggttaggtttcTGTGACCCTCAAGTCACATTTTTGCCAATTGATCAATACATAGGCttgttttatgtgtttgggtttaaagtcattttatatatttcttatatttttaacatataatttatacacatatatatacgtagCTGACTCATTATCACTGAACAGCCAACAGCACTCTAACTTATGCCTGAATGAAGTTTATCTAACACACGTTTTATCTGTAAGGCACATTATACCCTTAATACCTTAGGAACACTAGGCAGCATGTCAGCAATCTAGGGGGCATTTTAAGCAGCAAAATCACCAACTAGaggcacaaaaatgtgaaaagtgtGGCATTAACTAGAGTGGCGAGAGGACACTGGTTTACGGCATTTGAGCTGAAACAGCAAGGCAGAGCATCGTCTTGCTTGACCACAGCTTGGAGCACGCACATCAGGAGACTCAAATTTTCCACCACTGTGCGTGTGCCCATGAATGAATGCACAAGTTCTGCAAGTATTAATTTGGgcttataaaaaaattttagtgaGTAGAATTCACAAATATGGAACCTGTGAGAAGTGAGGATCACCTGTGTATCATTTTCCTTTACGATTCAAAGCCATGTTATTAAGCTCTTgcatttatttatactttatagGTATTTCAGTCTAGTGGTCACGAACAGGCAGTTTTTCTTCAGCCAAAGGACAAaactttttcaaattaaatggAAGTCAATCACGGGAGGCAGAAAACAAAGTAGTACTTAAAGACCAAATCTCTTGGCCATAAAGTACTCAAGTTTTACTGTATcaatgttcttaaatatttttttgtagagCCAAGTTCTTCATGAAAACATTTTAGTCTAACTCCTCAGAGGGTGGAAGATCTACCCAACTCCATCATAcgtgaatactttttaaataggTTTTCCTGCTGATCACCTAGAGTGGGGTTTTTTGATCCACTAACTCCACTGGATACTTTTTAGACATAATAGACACTTGTCATtcaaacagacaaatgaaaaggcTGTCAGTGTCACAGCAAGAACTTCAAAAAACATAAACAGAATGTCCACATGTACAATATAATTCAAGTACTCTTTGATCTCGACacaaaatttaacaattttactGTGGCAAGCTGATCAAAACTGAATaatgaattcaagaaaaaaagtacagaaatcactttctaaaatcacttttaaattatttcctatgAATGCTAataaacttacatttttaaacCAGAAATTCATATTAATTTTCAGCAACCTATTTACAGTGATGCTTTCCTAAGGACACCACTATATGATTGCTAATCAACTAAAACCATACCTACTATCAATTTTTACTCCCAAAATGGTCCAGAAGAGTTTTTTCAATTCCATTATAGAATCACCTAGTTTCCAGTTCCTCTGGGAAATTATCCAAATCCTATTTAGTCAGGATGATTTAGCATTTGtcacccttttaaaatatttgttacatactattccaaaataaaacagaagtcatagcactttaaaaattatttcttgagaACTGGCTGTGGTTCAGTgaacttctgaaaatatttatgccACGATTATGCTTGTCACCCTATATTAATACAATCTAAATTTCTCAGAATGACTAAATCTAGTCCTTCATCTTatgaagactatttttttttaattcttaaaaatgactGTATTTTTAGAGCAATAAATTGTTTTccaatacataataaaaaatgcaaatttcctAGGACATAAACTAACCAGGGTGAGGTGAAGTTGTGCTACTCTGGACTATTGACCAAAATCCTCTCAACACGCCTTTTGGTCAGTCAGCTATTACTTCCCTGCAAATAGCAAGGTGGAGAGGGTGGAAGGACCACACACTCCAGTCATCTTGTACCCAAGGGATCTTACAATCAAGTAGAATTTACAAGTTAATCACTCGTCTTTGCCCCTGTCTTAGTACCAAAGCTGATTAAGCCTTTCCTGTTGCTAGCCTTTAACTGTTAGATATCCTCCTAATGATATGAGTATTTAATTCAAAAGACTTTTTAAGTaccctttttaattttataacttagaaatatattattataaagaatatcTCTTATACAGAGTTAATTTTCCTCCTAGTTGTCTTTTTCTATATTCC is a window encoding:
- the THNSL1 gene encoding threonine synthase-like 1; translation: MLHFNRCPHLKQIAQKCFSSIHVRTDKHVQLFLSRTFALAEFRKSWRSTHSLVGDKNIILMGLPGAGKTTVGRIIGQKLGCCVIDVDDDILEKTWNMSVSEKLQDVGNEQFLEEEGKAVLNFSASGSVISLTGSNPMHDASMWHLKKNGIIVYLDVPLLDIVSRLKLMKIDRIVGQDAGTSMKDLLKFRRQYYKKWYDTRVFCESGASPEEVADKVLSAVKRYQDVDSETFVSTRHIWPKDEERKVSTKFFSEAVIEGLASDGGLFVPEKEFPKLNCREWKSLVGATYIERAQILLEKCIHPADVPAARLGEMIETAYGENFACSKIAPVRHLAGNQFILELFHGPTGSFKDLSLQLMPHLFAHCIPPGCNYMILVATSGDTGSAVLNGFGRINNNDKQRIAVATFFPENGVSDFQKAQIIGSQKENGWAVGVESDFDFCQTAVKGIFRDSDFTGFLIMEYGTVLSSANSINWGRLLPQVVYHASAYLDLVSQGFISFGSPVDVCIPTGNFGNILAAVYAKRMGIPIRKFICASNQNHVLTDFIKTGHYDLRERKLTQTFSPAIDILKASNLERHLHLMADKDGELMTKLYSQLEEQRHFQIEKMLVEKLQQDFVADWCSEGECLAAIRSTYNTSGYILDPHTAVAKAVADRMQDKTCPVIVSSTAHYSKFAPAVMQALKIKEINHTSSSQLYLLSSYKALPPPHEALLERTKLQEKMEYHVCAADVNVLKSHVEKLIQNQFI